The window TCGCCAAAGAGATTGCTGAGCACATTGGCACCGAGCTAGGTGCATGCTCGGTCACACGCTTTAGTGATGGGGAAATTCAAATTAATATTGAAGAAAGCATTCGCGGGTGCGATGTTTATGTCGTTCAGTCTACATCAGATCCCGTCAATCAGCATATTATGGAGCTCCTTATTATGATCGACGCTTTAAAGAGAGCGTCGGCAAAAACAATTAATATTGTCATTCCATATTACGGGTATGCTAGACAAGATCGGAAGGCAAGGGCACGTGAGCCAATTACGTCAAAGCTTGTGGCAAACTTAATCGAAACTGCGGGCGCCTCTAGACTCATTACACTAGATCTGCATGCACCGCAAATTCAAGGATTTTTTGACATTCCGATTGATCATTTGCTAGGCGTTCCGATTTTATCGGAGTACTTTAGCGAAAAGAATTTTGAAGACACCGTCATTGTTTCTCCAGATCACGGCGGTGTGACGAGAGCACGAAAAATGGCTGATCGACTGAAAGCCCCTATCGCGATTATCGACAAAAGGCGACCAATGCCAAATGTAGCAGAAGTCATGAATATTGTCGGGCATATCGAAGGAAAAACGGCGATTTTGATTGACGACATCATTGATACAGCAGGAACGATTACGCTGGCAGCAAACGCCCTCATTGAAAATGGTGCCAAAGAAGTGTATGCTTGTTGTACTCATCCAGTTCTTTCGGGGCCTGCGATTGAACGTATCGAGAGCTCCAAAATAAAAGAATTGGTTGTAACAAATTCAATTGCCCTTCCAGATGCAAAACGAACACCAAAGATTACTGAGCTTTCAGTAGCTCCACTGATCGCAGAAGCAATTATCCGTGTACATGAGAAGCTCTCCGTGAGCACC of the Litoribacterium kuwaitense genome contains:
- a CDS encoding ribose-phosphate diphosphokinase, encoding MSSNQYLDSNLKVFTLNSNPELAKEIAEHIGTELGACSVTRFSDGEIQINIEESIRGCDVYVVQSTSDPVNQHIMELLIMIDALKRASAKTINIVIPYYGYARQDRKARAREPITSKLVANLIETAGASRLITLDLHAPQIQGFFDIPIDHLLGVPILSEYFSEKNFEDTVIVSPDHGGVTRARKMADRLKAPIAIIDKRRPMPNVAEVMNIVGHIEGKTAILIDDIIDTAGTITLAANALIENGAKEVYACCTHPVLSGPAIERIESSKIKELVVTNSIALPDAKRTPKITELSVAPLIAEAIIRVHEKLSVSTLFD